The sequence ACCGAAGATATGCCGCTGAAAAAATCAAACTAAGGCAGTTTACTATGAAAAAAATTATCGCTCTAAGTGCTCTTTCTCTTGCTTTCGCTTCTAGTGCTTTTGCTGGTTCTTCTTACGTAACAGGTAACATCCAAATTCACGATGACGGTCGTATCCACGGTTCTGATATGACTTCTACGCTAGAAGCCGGTCACACGTTTGACAACTCTCTAGGCGGCTTCACGGTTTACTCTGAGTTTGATGGTATCCAACTGGGTAAACTTGAATCTGAAAATGGCGGTGCAGGTAATACTACTCCTGGTATCACTGTCGGTGGTGAGCAATCTTTCAACATCACTGACAACCTATGGGTTGCTGCTGGTTACCAACATTTATTCTCTGCGGGTGAGAGCATTCAGTTCCGTCCACTAGTTAAGATCGGTTACAACTTCGATAACGGTATCTCTATTAGTAACCGTACTCGTGCACACATCGATGATACTTCTGCTGATGCTGACACAGACTACCGCATGGATAACCGCATTGCTTACACAGTGAATGCTGACCTAGCGCTTAGCTACAACAACGTATACATGATTGATGCTGAAGCGATGGACCACGAGTTACGTGCAACATGGACTCGTCAAGGCGTTCAACCTTACTTTGAGTTCCGTAGCCAAGCTAACGGTGTAGATTTCGCCAACGGTGACTCTAAGCAGAACAACGCATTCGTATTCGGTGCTTCTTACGGCTTCTAAGCTGATTCACTTGGCTGTTAGTCGATTAGATTATTAGCCAAGTGAGCTTCTTCGTTAATTAGCTTATTCGTTCATTAGTTTTTTGCTAAATAGCGTCTTCGCTAACTAGCGACGAAAATACAGCGGCACTAACAGCCCGGTTGATACCGCGACAAGATTTGCTTTACTGTCCAAAAGCAAAGAGCCTAGCAAGTAAACCACAGTCTTGGGTTTGCTTAATGCTAGGCTCTATTTTTATTGCTGTTCGCAGGTCTGTTTACGCTCTAATTGCCATTGTAATGACGGTACTCAAACACCTGACCTTTCTCGTTAAACGCATACACAGAATACTCGTCTTTCTTATCGCCATGCTCCATGCCCGGAGAACCCATAGGCATGCCAGGAACAGCCAAGCCAATCGCATTACGTGGTGGGTTTTCTAAAAAGGCTTTCACGTCCTCTGCTGGAATGTGCCCTTCAAATACGTAACCGTCGATCTCTGCCGTGTGGCAAGAAGCTAGTTCTTGCGTTACGCCTAACTTTTGCTTGATAGGATTCATGTCATCATGGAGTTTCTCTGTGACATCGAACCCGGCATCGCGCATATGTTCTGTCCATTCTGTGCAGCAGCCGCAGTATGGTGATTTGTGGTTTAGAACATCAGTAGCTAAAGCTTGTCCTGAAATTGCAGCGAGTGCTGTAAGAGTCATAACTTTACGAATCATGGTTAACCTCATGAATATGGTTTTTATTGATATTAGAATGAGTGGGCTTGAACAATCTCAGCCTGTTGGCATTGCTCACTACTGTAATTGACGACATCGCCATCGCTGCGCCTGCAACGACTGGGCTTAGTAGAAATCCGAAAAATGGGTAGAGCACACCGGCCGCGATAGGAATACCAAGTGAGTTATAGATGAAGGCACCAAAGAGGTTTTGCTTCATGTTTCTCACGGTCGCTTGGGACAGCTCTATCGCGTTACTGACAGACAGTGGCGACGAGTTGAGTAGTGTCATTTGCGCACTTTCAATCGCGACATCACTGCCGCTACCCATTGCGATGCCAATATCTGCTTGAGCAAGTGCAGGTGCATCGTTAATGCCATCTCCAACCATAGCCACACTTTTATATTGTTGTTGAAGCTGAACAATATGCTGAGCTTTCTGCTCTGGAAGCACCTCCGAGATAACCTCATCGATACCGACACTTTTGCCAATCGCTTGAGCAACAGAATCGTTGTCGCCTGTTAATAGCACGGTGTGAATTCCGGCGGATTTTAGTTGAGCAATGGCTTGTTTGCTATCTATTTTTAATGCGTCTGAAATGCCAAATATGCCTTCCAGTTTTTGATCGATGACAACGAAGATGGGTGTCCATGCTTGTGTACGACAAAGCTCGATAAAGTCTGCGCCGATTTCAGTCTCAATGCCGAGCTGGGTGAGGTACTTAAGTGAGCCGACTTGAACCTTCTTGCCGTTAATTATTGCTTGTACGCCAAGCCCTCGGCGGTTTTCAAAGTCGCTGTTTGGGAGTGCTGAAACTTCTAAGTTTTCGGCATACTGGCAAACGGCTTTGGCAAGCGGGTGTTCTGAACCGACTTCAACCGAATAGGCGTAAGCCAACAGTTCTTGCTCTGATAAATCGCCATAAAAGGCCTGCTGAACGGTTGGCTTACCTTGAGTTAGGGTGCCTGTTTTATCAAACACGACAGCATCGATTTTGCTTGCAGATTGCAACACATCGGCATCTTTGATCAGAACGCCAAACTCAGCGGCTTTACCAACGCCGACAGTAATTGAGAGCGGCGTTGCTAGGCCTAAGGCACATGGACAAGCGATGATCAGCACGGTAGTCGATACCACAAGCATGTAACTTGCACTGGGTTGTGGTCCCACAAAAAACCAAACTAAGGCAGAAGTTGCTGCGATCGCGACCACAACAGGTACGAAAACAGCAGAAATAGAGTCGGCAAGCTTGGCGATTGCTGGTTTACTGCTTTGTGCTTGGCGAACCATTTGAATGATTCGAGCCAGCATGGTGCTTGAGCCAATCCCAGTTGCTTCAATAATTAAGCTGCCGTCACCATTAATGGTACCTGCTGAAACGCCATCATTAATCGATTTAACGTTGGGAAGCGGTTCGCCAGTCAGCATCGATTCATCGATATAAGATTCACCCGAAACCACGACACCATCGACAGGGACTTTTTCTCCCGGTTTAACTCGAACTTGCATGCCGACTTGAATCGCTTCTACAGCGATGGTTTGTTCTTTTCCGTCAACAATAACCACGGCTTTTTGAGGCTGTAAGTTAATCAGCGCCTGCAAAGACTTGGTAGTGCGGGCTTTGGCTTTGGCTTCAATGTAGTGACCCAAAGAAATAAGACCAACGATCATGGCGCTGGCTTCAAAATAGACATGACGAGAGGCTTCAGGAAACCACGATGGGATCAGCACAACCAACATTGAATAGAACCACGCTGCGCCTGTACCCAAAGCAACTAACGTATCCATGGTCGCACGCTTGTGCATCAGTGATTGCCAAGCGTTACTGAAGAAGCTGCGCCCTGAAGTCGCAAGCAGTATCAAACAGACCACACCAACCAGTCCCCAAGCCAATTGGTCGTTAAATGTAGCAATGGTCATGCTGCCACCGAACAGGCCCCATGCCATCAGCGGAGCACCGATAAGCAGCGCGCTTACTGAATTCTTTAGGAAAGCTTTTTGGGTACGAAGTTGTTGCTCTTGCTGTTTTTGTTGTTGAGTTGCCGCGTCATCAACGAACTCGGCGCCGTAACCTGCGGTTTTCACGGACTCTATTAGAGCTGTTTCGATGACGTCTCGTGTTTTAGAGGTGAAAACTAAGGCCGTCTGTTCAGCGAGGTTGATCTGGGCTTGGTCGACGAATTCATTCTTTTTCAGCGCTTTCTCTACCGAAGAAACACAACTCGCACACGTCATTCCTTCAAGAACAAGGTGATAGGTATATTGGCTAGTTGCAGGTTCAGCTTGTGCTGATTCTGCAGGTGTTGGTTTTTTATCTTCTTCTAAATCTGAACTCGATAAAAGATCATTAGCTTCAGAGTAGGGAGTCGCGTGATAACCCACGCTTTCGACCAGCTCAATAAGCTCGGATTCAGAAAGCATAGTAACCAATGACAATTCATGCTTGCTGACTTCTAGGTTTGAGGTTTGCTCGGTTTGTTCAAGTGCTTGAGTCAGTTTGTTCACGCACTTACCGCAGCTAAGACCAGATAGCGAAAGGTGCAGTTGATTGCCCATGCTATAACCAAGCGTCGTTAACTGTTCGCTGAGTTGAACGTAATTAAACGGAGTCGAAATATCGATGTATGTCGGCGATATATCATTGATCGTCGTGTTGTCGAGATCGCCAAACAGTGTGCGAACTTTCTTCGTACAACCCATGCAATTTAGGCCGTTGAGCGCGGTGGTGTAATGGTTCATATCGATACTCCAATTCTCATCTACGTCCAACATAAACCTTACCGTAAGGGTAAGGTCAAACATAAATTCAAGAATTTGATCTTAGTGGCATATCAATGGGTGGGTGACGTTGGTGAAATAGGCGGGGGTTAAAGAAAAGCGTGGCTATAATTTATTGGCTCAGGCTATAGATTTGCTACATCGAAGCTGGATTTGGCCTTTCTACACTCGCTTTCGTACAACAACAGCGCATTAATCATTCACTACTGATTGTAGATTTAAGCGGTGGTGATAAAATAGCGCCCAAAATTTAGTGATATTTGTCTATTACAGACTTTGTATTAGACCCCACTAAAAGAATCACCTACATAATCAAGGTATTTAAATGACGGTTAAAACTCGTTTTGCTCCTAGCCCAACTGGCTATCTTCACGTTGGTGGTGCACGTACTGCACTTTACTCTTGGCTATTCGCTAAGAACCAAGGTGGCGAATTCGTTCTACGTATCGAAGACACGGACCTTGAGCGTAACTCTCAAGAAGCGGTTGATGCAATTCTAGAAGGCATGCAATGGATGGGTATGGAATGGGATGAAGGTCCTTACTACCAATCTAAGCGTTTTGACCGTTACAACGAAATGGTTGATAAGCTACTTGCTGAAGACAAAGCATTCAAATGCTACGCGTCTAAAGAGCTGCTTGACGAAATTCGTACAGAGCAAGAAGAAAACAAAGAAATGGCTCGTTACGATGCGAACCACCCTAAAATTGTTGCAGCAAACGAAGCAGCAAAAGAAGGTGATGCGTGCGTTATCCGTTTCCGTAACCCTAAAGAAGGCAGCGTAGTATTTGATGACCAAATCCGCGGTCGCATTGAAATCTCTAACAGCCAACTTGATGACCTGATCATTCGTCGTACAGACGGTGCTCCAACTTACAACTTCGTAGTTGTAGTGGATGACTGGGACATGGGTATTACACACGTTGTTCGTGGTGAAGACCACATCAACAATACACCTCGTCAAATCAACATCTATGAAGCACTAGGCGCGCCAGTTCCAACTTTCGCTCACTGTGCAATGATTCTTGGTGATGACGGTGCGAAACTTTCTAAGCGTCACGGTGCTGTATCAGTAATGCAATACCGAGACGAAGGTTACCTACCCAATGCACTAAACAACTACCTAGTTCGTTTAGGTTGGTCTCACGGTGACCAAGAGATCTTCTCTCAAGAAGAGATGATTGAATTCTTCAGCCTGAACGCTATCAGCAAGTCTGCATCTGCATTCAACACTGAAAAGCTACTTTGGTTGAACAACCACTACATCAAAACTTCTGAGCCTGAGTACGTTGCAAAATACCTGCAATGGCACCTAGACGCACAGAAGATCGATACAACAAACGGCCCAGCTATCACTGAAGTGATCACGCTAGTTGGCGAGCGTTGCAACACACTTATCGAACTTGCTGAGCAATCTCGTTACTTCTACGAAGATTTCTCTGAGTTTGAAGCTGGCGCAGCGAAGAAGCACCTACGTGGTGTTGCTAAAGGCCCGCTAGAGCTTGCTCTTGCAAAGGTTGAAGCGCTTGAAGAGTTCACAACAGCAAACATCAAAGACGGTGTGATTGCAGCAGTATGTGAAGAGCTAGAGATCGGCATGGGTAAAATCGGCATGCCACTTCGCGTAGCAGTAACAGGCGGCGGTCAGTCTCCTTCTGTTGATGCTGTGATGGAGCTTGTTGGTAAAGAGCGCGTAATCGCTCGTATCAAGATGGCTCTTGAGTTCATCGCTGAGCGTGAAGCTAACGCTTAATTGAGCGATTGCTAGAATCAAAAAAGGGTCAGTAACTTGGTTACTGACCCTTTTTATTTGTTTGGAGTTTTACTATCTGAATAACTTCGTTAGAGCTTGTCGTCAGCAACCAGTTGGGTCGCTTGCGCGGCTGTTTTCTTATCGAACAAGATATCCATCATCGCTTTGATGCGTTCCATATCGTCACCAAACTTTGAAAAGTTTCCGCTATTTGGCGCTTTGAATTCGACATTGCCTACGCGCTGCTGATCTTGATAAGCCGAGATCTTAGCGTCTGCCACAAAGGTTCTGAAATCCCAACTCCAACGAGAGACATAATCAAGCGTAATATCCTCTGGGTTGTGTTCTGAACCGTCTGCAACCACTTTACATTTGACCTGATTATTCAGACACCAATCGAGCATTGAATCGAGAAAAACAGAGCGAGTTTTCACATCTTCAACGATAGTAATATTTTCAATGTTGTTTGCTTCTGGAAGTGCGTTCCCTGAATATTTCGGAGCACTACAACCTGCCAGTAATACGACAACAGCAACCGCTAGCCAGTTTTTCATTCTCTATCCTAGATTTTCTTGAAGATGATGGAAGTGTTGATCCCGCCAAAGGCAAAGTTGTTGCTCATTAGATATTTAACATCCAATTCGCGACCAGAGCCTGTGATGTAATCAAGTTTGCCGCAGCGTTCGTCGATGTTCTCAAGGTTTAAGGTTGGGCTGAACC is a genomic window of Vibrio sp. FE10 containing:
- a CDS encoding oligogalacturonate-specific porin KdgM family protein, with amino-acid sequence MKKIIALSALSLAFASSAFAGSSYVTGNIQIHDDGRIHGSDMTSTLEAGHTFDNSLGGFTVYSEFDGIQLGKLESENGGAGNTTPGITVGGEQSFNITDNLWVAAGYQHLFSAGESIQFRPLVKIGYNFDNGISISNRTRAHIDDTSADADTDYRMDNRIAYTVNADLALSYNNVYMIDAEAMDHELRATWTRQGVQPYFEFRSQANGVDFANGDSKQNNAFVFGASYGF
- a CDS encoding DUF411 domain-containing protein; translated protein: MIRKVMTLTALAAISGQALATDVLNHKSPYCGCCTEWTEHMRDAGFDVTEKLHDDMNPIKQKLGVTQELASCHTAEIDGYVFEGHIPAEDVKAFLENPPRNAIGLAVPGMPMGSPGMEHGDKKDEYSVYAFNEKGQVFEYRHYNGN
- a CDS encoding heavy metal translocating P-type ATPase; this encodes MLDVDENWSIDMNHYTTALNGLNCMGCTKKVRTLFGDLDNTTINDISPTYIDISTPFNYVQLSEQLTTLGYSMGNQLHLSLSGLSCGKCVNKLTQALEQTEQTSNLEVSKHELSLVTMLSESELIELVESVGYHATPYSEANDLLSSSDLEEDKKPTPAESAQAEPATSQYTYHLVLEGMTCASCVSSVEKALKKNEFVDQAQINLAEQTALVFTSKTRDVIETALIESVKTAGYGAEFVDDAATQQQKQQEQQLRTQKAFLKNSVSALLIGAPLMAWGLFGGSMTIATFNDQLAWGLVGVVCLILLATSGRSFFSNAWQSLMHKRATMDTLVALGTGAAWFYSMLVVLIPSWFPEASRHVYFEASAMIVGLISLGHYIEAKAKARTTKSLQALINLQPQKAVVIVDGKEQTIAVEAIQVGMQVRVKPGEKVPVDGVVVSGESYIDESMLTGEPLPNVKSINDGVSAGTINGDGSLIIEATGIGSSTMLARIIQMVRQAQSSKPAIAKLADSISAVFVPVVVAIAATSALVWFFVGPQPSASYMLVVSTTVLIIACPCALGLATPLSITVGVGKAAEFGVLIKDADVLQSASKIDAVVFDKTGTLTQGKPTVQQAFYGDLSEQELLAYAYSVEVGSEHPLAKAVCQYAENLEVSALPNSDFENRRGLGVQAIINGKKVQVGSLKYLTQLGIETEIGADFIELCRTQAWTPIFVVIDQKLEGIFGISDALKIDSKQAIAQLKSAGIHTVLLTGDNDSVAQAIGKSVGIDEVISEVLPEQKAQHIVQLQQQYKSVAMVGDGINDAPALAQADIGIAMGSGSDVAIESAQMTLLNSSPLSVSNAIELSQATVRNMKQNLFGAFIYNSLGIPIAAGVLYPFFGFLLSPVVAGAAMAMSSITVVSNANRLRLFKPTHSNINKNHIHEVNHDS
- the gltX gene encoding glutamate--tRNA ligase, giving the protein MTVKTRFAPSPTGYLHVGGARTALYSWLFAKNQGGEFVLRIEDTDLERNSQEAVDAILEGMQWMGMEWDEGPYYQSKRFDRYNEMVDKLLAEDKAFKCYASKELLDEIRTEQEENKEMARYDANHPKIVAANEAAKEGDACVIRFRNPKEGSVVFDDQIRGRIEISNSQLDDLIIRRTDGAPTYNFVVVVDDWDMGITHVVRGEDHINNTPRQINIYEALGAPVPTFAHCAMILGDDGAKLSKRHGAVSVMQYRDEGYLPNALNNYLVRLGWSHGDQEIFSQEEMIEFFSLNAISKSASAFNTEKLLWLNNHYIKTSEPEYVAKYLQWHLDAQKIDTTNGPAITEVITLVGERCNTLIELAEQSRYFYEDFSEFEAGAAKKHLRGVAKGPLELALAKVEALEEFTTANIKDGVIAAVCEELEIGMGKIGMPLRVAVTGGGQSPSVDAVMELVGKERVIARIKMALEFIAEREANA
- a CDS encoding Sbal_3080 family lipoprotein, whose protein sequence is MKNWLAVAVVVLLAGCSAPKYSGNALPEANNIENITIVEDVKTRSVFLDSMLDWCLNNQVKCKVVADGSEHNPEDITLDYVSRWSWDFRTFVADAKISAYQDQQRVGNVEFKAPNSGNFSKFGDDMERIKAMMDILFDKKTAAQATQLVADDKL